The DNA sequence AACGGCAGCTGCCAAGTGCCGATCGGCGGTTATGCGACAGTCGGCGATAATGGTCAGCTTTCATTCACTGGTTTAATAATGTCTCCAGACGGCAAACAACGCTTCGAACATTCTGTGACAGGCCAAAATCCAGTGGAATTAGGCAAAGAAGTCAGTGATGTTTTGAAAAAACAAGGCGCTGATAAAATTATTGAAGCATTAAATGAGGAAGAGTAGTCTATAATACGGAGATGAATTCTTATGCCATCATCAGTCATAATGACACAAACGAGTTCTATTCATGATACAAGCAATGATTTGATTCATTTGCCATTCATACAAATCCAACCATTGTCATTTGATGAAAGCTTACTCACTCATCACTATCATTGGATTATCTTTTCATCAAAGAATGCAGTTCGGTATTTTTTACCTTATTTAGATCAAGTAAAGTATGATAAAGTTGCGGTAATTGGTGAAAAAACCCGACGTTTTTGCGGTTTGCATGATATTTTTGTCGACTTTTGTCCTGACGATTACTCTCAAGAAGGCTTTTTAGCAGCGTTCTCTTTCAATCAAGATGAAACTATTTTTATCCCAAGCAGTGCTGCTGCTCGTCCTTTGCTGGAAAACGAACTTGCACAACGAGGTGCCAAAGTGACAAAAGTCGACTTATATCGACCGG is a window from the Staphylococcus sp. IVB6181 genome containing:
- a CDS encoding uroporphyrinogen-III synthase, with protein sequence MPSSVIMTQTSSIHDTSNDLIHLPFIQIQPLSFDESLLTHHYHWIIFSSKNAVRYFLPYLDQVKYDKVAVIGEKTRRFCGLHDIFVDFCPDDYSQEGFLAAFSFNQDETIFIPSSAAARPLLENELAQRGAKVTKVDLYRPVQHKANIEKAIQLLRMHQAEGIAFASSSSAGNFFNTLKQKHLKLSFSCYAIGQPTYDTIHKYGYDAYIAKIQTIDGLINTIKESRNHK